A genome region from Dendrosporobacter quercicolus includes the following:
- a CDS encoding glycyl-radical enzyme activating protein: MSAAMAHIFHLQKFSVHDGPGIRTTVFFKGCPLRCLWCHNPESQKFDRQLLYDSAACTGCRHCVQVCPTQAITGSSGTTDLSQCSACGACIDACFTGARNIAGRFADVAGLLAEIEKDTVFYEQSGGGVTFSGGEPCCQIEVLEELARACHFRDIHVTIDTCGHVPFSSFERLLGITDLFLYDLKHLDPAVHQQYTGQDNALILANLRRLSAAGAKIHLRLPLVAGVNDDDPHIQAVIAFARTLHITQVSLLPYHRTGNDKYQRLGWSCPALSAPDPERLNEIKRCFSSAAFDVGIGG; encoded by the coding sequence ATGAGCGCAGCAATGGCGCATATTTTTCATCTACAAAAATTTTCCGTTCACGACGGGCCCGGCATCCGTACAACTGTTTTTTTTAAAGGCTGTCCGTTGCGGTGCCTGTGGTGTCATAATCCGGAAAGCCAGAAGTTTGACCGCCAATTGCTGTATGACAGCGCCGCCTGTACCGGCTGCAGGCATTGTGTCCAGGTTTGCCCGACGCAGGCGATAACCGGCAGTTCAGGAACCACCGATCTGTCGCAATGCAGCGCCTGCGGTGCGTGCATTGATGCGTGCTTTACCGGTGCGCGGAATATTGCCGGGCGGTTTGCCGACGTTGCCGGGCTGTTGGCGGAGATTGAGAAAGATACTGTTTTTTATGAGCAGTCCGGCGGCGGCGTAACTTTTTCCGGCGGTGAGCCGTGCTGTCAGATTGAAGTACTGGAAGAACTGGCCCGGGCTTGCCATTTTCGGGACATTCATGTAACCATTGACACTTGCGGGCATGTTCCCTTTAGCTCTTTCGAACGTCTGCTGGGCATTACCGACTTGTTTTTGTATGATCTTAAGCACCTTGATCCGGCTGTTCATCAGCAGTATACCGGTCAGGACAATGCGCTCATTCTTGCTAATCTGCGCCGTCTGTCGGCGGCAGGCGCTAAGATTCATTTGCGGCTACCGCTCGTTGCCGGGGTGAATGACGATGATCCACATATTCAGGCGGTTATTGCCTTTGCCCGGACTTTACATATTACTCAGGTAAGCCTGTTGCCGTATCACCGTACCGGGAATGACAAATATCAGCGGCTGGGCTGGTCCTGTCCGGCTTTGTCGGCACCGGACCCGGAACGTCTCAATGAAATCAAGCGGTGCTTTTCGTCAGCCGCTTTTGACGTTGGCATCGGCGGCTAA
- a CDS encoding nitroreductase family protein, giving the protein MTKDIFACMRESQAVRTFKQDDIPEADLTRIIEAACWAPSAGNLQPWYFYVVKNERVKAAIAEVCFEQEQIEAAPVCVVIMADPAKSNDQYGERGAQLYCLQDTAAAAENMILAADALEIGSCWVGAFDERKVQQAVEAPPRLRAVAIICLGYSNEQGRDGKERYRVAEVTKIIH; this is encoded by the coding sequence GTGACTAAGGATATCTTTGCGTGTATGCGGGAAAGTCAGGCGGTACGTACGTTTAAGCAAGACGACATACCAGAAGCTGATTTGACCAGAATTATCGAAGCCGCCTGCTGGGCGCCCAGCGCTGGAAATTTGCAGCCCTGGTATTTCTATGTAGTTAAAAATGAGCGGGTTAAAGCGGCAATTGCCGAGGTTTGTTTTGAACAGGAGCAGATTGAAGCAGCGCCGGTTTGTGTGGTCATTATGGCCGACCCGGCCAAATCCAATGATCAGTATGGCGAGCGGGGCGCCCAGTTATATTGTCTGCAGGATACGGCCGCCGCCGCCGAAAATATGATATTGGCGGCCGATGCCCTGGAAATTGGCAGCTGCTGGGTGGGAGCGTTTGATGAACGAAAGGTTCAGCAGGCGGTTGAAGCCCCGCCGCGCTTAAGAGCGGTGGCAATTATTTGTTTAGGTTACAGCAATGAGCAGGGGCGGGATGGCAAAGAACGTTACCGGGTGGCGGAAGTAACTAAAATTATTCACTAG
- a CDS encoding TraR/DksA C4-type zinc finger protein, translating into MNSETLHKFQYRLAQEQERLSAQIVRLEEGGLGESLPDSLSELSVYDNHPADIGDELFERSKDIALRDNERILLADVKAALAKIDDKSYGCCENCGKSISLERLEAIPWARQCLRCQQALESNEVSLERLLEEENLEPPFKRTFLDESDSAGFDGEDSLQAVLRYGSSDSPQDIPGARDYKELFPNHHEHQGIVETTDAIPASAHSFSSRKAKKAER; encoded by the coding sequence TTGAATAGTGAAACTCTGCATAAATTTCAATATAGGCTTGCACAGGAACAAGAAAGGCTGTCAGCGCAAATAGTCCGGCTGGAGGAGGGCGGACTGGGCGAGTCCCTGCCTGACTCCCTAAGTGAATTGTCGGTTTATGATAATCATCCCGCCGACATCGGCGATGAGTTATTTGAACGCAGCAAGGATATTGCCCTGCGGGACAATGAACGTATTTTACTGGCCGATGTGAAAGCGGCGCTAGCTAAAATTGACGATAAGAGTTATGGCTGTTGTGAGAACTGCGGCAAAAGCATTTCCTTGGAGCGGCTGGAGGCCATCCCCTGGGCCAGACAGTGCCTGCGCTGTCAGCAAGCGCTGGAAAGCAATGAGGTCTCATTGGAACGCCTCCTGGAAGAAGAAAATCTGGAACCGCCGTTTAAACGTACTTTTCTGGATGAGAGCGATAGCGCCGGGTTTGACGGGGAAGATTCGCTGCAGGCCGTTTTACGTTATGGCAGCTCCGATTCACCGCAGGATATCCCCGGCGCTCGCGATTACAAAGAACTGTTTCCCAATCATCATGAACACCAGGGAATTGTTGAAACAACAGACGCCATACCGGCCTCTGCGCATTCTTTCAGTTCGCGTAAAGCAAAAAAAGCCGAGCGGTAA
- a CDS encoding efflux RND transporter periplasmic adaptor subunit: MNKGNGVDRMETERLRTGLLWLKRHWLLTLSILIILCTGGWWLASGGQGDKAEIPPVKADTRVLAEGIVFPVRYAQMVMPVEGTIGEVLVEEGDLVEAGQPIIRLIRQDYQARVGSTRADISRAAAAVEQARVNLADTERELRRQQRLETAGATSRQQVDQANTAVDRNRAVLTQSQAELQTQEARLAEAEGLLDKTEIKAAISGKIAFLDIKVGEHSSAGTVLVRIADESAWEIRSDDLTELTVARVKTGDPVALTFDGIPDLEISGKVKSIRPYGEKKRGDITYTVTVAPEHWDERIRWNMTAQLAIAPFGVADTKPR; the protein is encoded by the coding sequence ATGAATAAAGGGAACGGAGTAGATAGAATGGAGACAGAACGGTTGAGAACAGGCCTGCTCTGGCTTAAGCGACATTGGTTATTGACCTTGAGTATTCTGATCATCCTATGCACTGGCGGTTGGTGGCTCGCGTCCGGGGGGCAGGGAGATAAGGCGGAGATCCCTCCGGTAAAAGCCGATACCCGGGTGCTGGCTGAGGGAATTGTTTTTCCTGTCCGCTATGCGCAAATGGTTATGCCTGTCGAAGGCACGATCGGTGAGGTATTGGTAGAGGAAGGAGATCTGGTGGAAGCCGGCCAGCCAATCATCCGGCTGATCCGGCAGGATTATCAGGCGCGGGTTGGCAGTACCCGCGCCGATATCAGCCGCGCTGCCGCCGCAGTAGAGCAAGCCAGGGTCAACCTGGCCGATACCGAACGGGAACTTAGGCGGCAGCAACGCCTGGAAACTGCCGGGGCTACCTCCCGGCAGCAGGTTGATCAAGCTAACACTGCAGTGGACAGAAACCGGGCGGTTCTGACCCAGTCCCAGGCCGAGTTGCAAACACAGGAAGCCCGGCTTGCCGAGGCTGAGGGGCTGCTTGATAAAACGGAAATAAAAGCAGCCATAAGCGGCAAAATAGCTTTTCTTGATATCAAAGTCGGGGAGCATTCCTCTGCCGGTACCGTATTGGTACGCATCGCCGACGAAAGCGCCTGGGAAATCCGCAGTGATGACCTGACTGAGCTAACTGTCGCCAGAGTAAAAACAGGCGATCCGGTTGCGTTGACATTTGACGGCATTCCCGACCTGGAAATTTCGGGCAAGGTAAAAAGCATCAGACCATACGGTGAAAAAAAACGCGGCGATATCACTTATACCGTTACCGTTGCGCCTGAACATTGGGACGAGCGAATACGCTGGAATATGACGGCGCAGCTTGCCATTGCGCCCTTCGGTGTAGCCGACACTAAACCGCGCTAA
- a CDS encoding DUF5665 domain-containing protein, which translates to MEKPTKDDFIASQAQRLANHLEAMRIAEYVDLLQRPARLIFINFVAGLARGLGIAIGATLIFAVLVDLLRRMIVLNIPGIGNFIADIVQIVEMKNGKF; encoded by the coding sequence ATGGAAAAACCGACAAAAGATGATTTTATTGCAAGTCAGGCCCAGCGGCTGGCCAATCATCTGGAAGCAATGCGGATTGCCGAGTATGTTGATTTACTGCAGCGGCCGGCGCGGTTGATTTTCATCAATTTTGTAGCCGGCCTGGCCCGCGGCCTGGGAATAGCGATTGGAGCCACGTTAATCTTCGCTGTACTCGTTGATCTTTTGCGCCGTATGATTGTATTAAACATTCCGGGCATTGGCAATTTTATTGCTGATATTGTGCAAATTGTCGAAATGAAAAATGGTAAGTTTTAG
- the hypD gene encoding trans-4-hydroxy-L-proline dehydratase: MNERIEKLRNESLQATPHLSIERAALLTEAYRQYAGTVETPILRALVFKHILENKHLWLGEGELIVGEKGEQPQWAPSFPELCCHTMTDLTVMDQREKIFFRVPEAARQIQAEQIIPYWQERSMRKKIFDQMTDEWKACYESGIFTEFMEQRGPGHTVGGGKMYQKGFLEIKTEIQAAIDGLDFFSDAQAYEKKVELEAMSICCDAVIAYGKRYARYARSLAAEQKDAGRRAELLLIADNCDVVPGHAPQTFHQALQMYWFVHIGVTTEINPWDAFSPGRLDQHIYPFYRQDIERGVLSRDQAKELLQCFWIKFNNQPAPPKVGITLKESGTYTDFVNINTGGIHPEGMNGVNEVSYLILETMDELKLLQPSSNVQISKKTPQAFIKKACEISRKGWGQPAFYNTESIIQELLNAGKSLADARQGGASGCVETGAFGHEAYILTGYLNLPKILALTLANGYDKVSGRQLGPQTGEAAAFETFQDFFTAYRQQLDYFVNVKIKGNHVIERLYATHMPVPFLSLVIDDCIANGRDYNAGGARYNTSYIQGVGIGTLTDSLAAIKYHIYGKKSFTMTELLAALDANFTGYDRLHHLVRENSPRYGNDDDYADGTMKIAFQAFYDAVTGRPNARGGQYRIDMLPTTCHVYFGSVLGATPNGRLAQKPVSEGISPDKGADRLGPTAVIKSAAKMDHLQTGGTLLNQKFTPAVVAGDRGLENMVSLIRSYFSLDGHHIQFNVIDRQTLLAAQQYPAEYKDLIVRVAGYSDHFHNLSKELQDEIIERTEQSFS, translated from the coding sequence ATGAATGAACGGATTGAAAAACTGAGAAACGAAAGCTTACAGGCAACACCGCATTTGTCCATTGAACGGGCTGCGTTGCTGACCGAGGCATATCGTCAATATGCGGGAACTGTTGAGACTCCAATTTTACGGGCTCTGGTTTTCAAGCATATCCTGGAAAACAAACATCTCTGGCTGGGAGAGGGCGAACTTATCGTCGGTGAAAAAGGGGAACAACCGCAATGGGCCCCCTCGTTTCCCGAGCTATGCTGCCATACCATGACGGACCTGACTGTCATGGATCAACGGGAGAAAATTTTCTTCCGGGTTCCCGAAGCCGCCCGTCAGATTCAGGCAGAGCAGATCATTCCTTATTGGCAGGAGCGCTCAATGCGCAAAAAGATTTTTGATCAGATGACTGATGAATGGAAAGCTTGTTACGAAAGCGGGATATTCACTGAGTTTATGGAGCAGCGGGGACCGGGCCATACGGTAGGCGGCGGTAAAATGTATCAAAAAGGATTTTTGGAAATCAAGACCGAGATTCAAGCGGCCATTGACGGTCTGGATTTTTTTAGTGATGCCCAGGCTTATGAGAAAAAGGTCGAATTGGAGGCCATGAGCATTTGTTGTGATGCGGTGATTGCTTACGGCAAGCGGTATGCCCGGTATGCCCGCAGTCTGGCCGCTGAACAAAAGGATGCGGGACGCCGGGCCGAACTGCTGCTGATTGCGGACAATTGCGATGTAGTGCCGGGCCACGCTCCGCAAACCTTTCACCAGGCATTGCAGATGTATTGGTTTGTCCATATTGGTGTAACCACCGAGATCAACCCCTGGGATGCCTTCAGCCCCGGCCGTCTGGATCAGCATATCTACCCATTTTACCGACAGGATATTGAGCGCGGAGTTCTTAGCCGTGATCAGGCGAAAGAATTATTGCAATGCTTCTGGATTAAGTTTAATAATCAGCCGGCTCCGCCGAAAGTCGGCATTACGTTAAAGGAAAGCGGCACTTACACCGACTTTGTCAATATTAATACCGGCGGCATTCATCCGGAAGGGATGAACGGCGTAAATGAGGTATCGTACTTAATTCTGGAAACGATGGATGAGTTGAAATTATTGCAGCCCAGCTCCAATGTCCAAATCAGCAAAAAGACCCCGCAGGCGTTTATTAAAAAAGCCTGCGAGATTTCCCGCAAAGGCTGGGGACAGCCGGCTTTTTACAATACCGAATCCATTATTCAGGAACTGCTGAATGCCGGCAAAAGCCTGGCTGACGCCCGGCAGGGCGGAGCCAGCGGTTGTGTGGAAACCGGAGCGTTTGGTCATGAAGCCTATATTTTGACAGGGTATCTTAACCTGCCGAAAATTCTGGCCTTGACTTTAGCGAATGGCTATGATAAAGTCAGCGGGCGGCAGCTGGGGCCACAGACCGGGGAGGCAGCTGCATTTGAGACTTTTCAGGATTTTTTTACTGCTTACCGACAGCAGCTTGATTATTTTGTCAATGTCAAAATTAAAGGCAATCATGTCATTGAACGCCTGTACGCCACCCATATGCCGGTGCCGTTCCTGTCGCTGGTCATTGATGATTGTATCGCGAACGGCCGTGATTACAATGCCGGCGGTGCCCGCTACAACACCAGTTATATTCAGGGTGTGGGTATTGGTACTTTAACCGACAGTCTGGCGGCCATCAAATATCATATTTACGGAAAAAAGAGTTTTACGATGACTGAGCTTCTCGCGGCGCTGGATGCAAACTTTACCGGGTATGACAGGCTCCACCATTTGGTTCGGGAAAATTCACCTAGATACGGCAATGACGACGATTATGCCGATGGAACAATGAAGATCGCTTTTCAGGCCTTTTACGATGCCGTCACCGGCCGGCCTAATGCCAGAGGCGGACAATACCGCATTGATATGCTGCCTACGACCTGCCATGTATATTTTGGCTCGGTGCTCGGCGCCACTCCTAACGGGCGTTTAGCCCAAAAGCCTGTATCGGAGGGGATTTCACCGGATAAAGGAGCCGATCGCCTCGGACCGACTGCCGTAATTAAATCAGCTGCTAAAATGGATCATTTGCAAACCGGCGGTACGCTGCTGAATCAGAAATTTACGCCTGCGGTGGTAGCCGGTGACCGCGGCCTGGAAAACATGGTTTCGTTGATTCGTTCCTATTTTAGCCTTGACGGGCACCACATTCAATTTAACGTCATTGACCGCCAGACTTTGCTGGCGGCGCAGCAGTATCCCGCAGAGTATAAAGACCTGATTGTCCGGGTTGCCGGCTACAGCGATCATTTTCACAATCTCAGCAAAGAACTCCAGGATGAAATCATTGAACGTACGGAACAATCATTTAGCTAA
- the lspA gene encoding signal peptidase II: MPILILVLAVVAVDQLSKFYVQSKMTLGLSLPVVDNIFHITYILNPGAAFGILEHQTVFFIAIAVLMLAAVLYVYPRLPQGSPVLRLGIGLMAGGAAGNVIDRIRTGYVVDFLDFRVWPVFNIADMAIVGGVGLIIFALYYLPEKKDGCND; encoded by the coding sequence TTGCCGATATTAATACTGGTTTTGGCTGTAGTTGCGGTAGATCAGTTGTCCAAGTTTTATGTTCAGTCCAAAATGACTCTGGGCCTCTCTTTGCCGGTTGTTGATAATATATTCCATATTACCTATATTTTGAATCCGGGCGCCGCTTTTGGCATTCTGGAACACCAAACAGTCTTTTTTATTGCCATTGCTGTCTTGATGCTGGCGGCGGTGCTCTACGTTTATCCCCGTCTTCCCCAAGGCAGCCCTGTGCTGCGTTTAGGCATTGGCCTGATGGCGGGCGGGGCGGCCGGCAATGTTATTGACCGGATCAGAACCGGCTATGTTGTTGATTTTCTTGATTTCAGGGTTTGGCCGGTCTTTAATATTGCCGATATGGCTATCGTTGGCGGTGTTGGTTTAATTATTTTTGCCTTATACTATTTACCAGAGAAAAAGGATGGCTGTAATGACTGA
- a CDS encoding TVP38/TMEM64 family protein, producing MSQPASRIGIIMKIGAMLVLAAAFFFLPGARKFMLTGISFLQQCNFHELRGFILDYGAWAPLTSIALMSLQSLVPFVPGLVITVANAWIFGWHYGAVYSWIGALIGALLDFCIARWYGRPLVERIIKKTYLRLVDSYLQKHGVVAILISRIIPVIPFKMISFGAGLTVIPVRQFVIATATGQIPGIVLYSILGQNLLNNAYAMLVATGLLLGVAALVYYYRVRLENYFMHGGQS from the coding sequence ATGTCCCAACCAGCAAGCAGGATTGGCATTATAATGAAAATAGGGGCGATGCTTGTCCTGGCCGCCGCTTTTTTTTTCCTGCCGGGGGCGAGAAAATTTATGCTTACCGGAATAAGTTTTCTTCAACAGTGTAATTTTCATGAACTAAGAGGTTTTATCCTTGATTATGGGGCCTGGGCTCCACTCACCAGCATTGCATTAATGTCCCTGCAGTCCCTGGTGCCGTTTGTTCCCGGTCTGGTGATCACTGTCGCCAACGCCTGGATATTTGGCTGGCACTATGGCGCTGTTTATTCCTGGATTGGCGCTCTTATCGGCGCTTTGCTGGATTTTTGCATCGCCAGATGGTATGGCCGGCCATTGGTGGAGCGTATAATAAAAAAGACTTATCTCCGGCTGGTTGACAGTTATTTGCAAAAACATGGCGTAGTAGCTATTCTCATTAGCCGGATCATTCCGGTAATCCCTTTTAAGATGATCAGTTTTGGCGCAGGGCTAACGGTTATCCCGGTGCGTCAGTTTGTTATAGCTACAGCAACAGGACAGATTCCAGGGATTGTTTTATATTCTATTTTGGGACAAAATCTGCTGAATAATGCCTATGCAATGCTGGTCGCCACCGGGTTATTGCTTGGCGTTGCCGCTTTGGTTTATTATTACCGGGTCCGGCTGGAAAACTATTTTATGCATGGCGGGCAGTCCTGA